The DNA window CCGCGACAGTCGGTTGCGAAGACAATGCAGCGTACTGTGCATCCAAGGCGGGACTATTGGGATTGACCCGTTGTGTGGCACTTGAGGGAGCGCCGCACGGGGTCAGCTGCGTAATGATTTCCCCGACCTGGGTCGAGACTAAAATGATGCGCGACGATACCGAGCTGATGGCGCAGCGCGAAGGAGCCGGACGCAGCTCATCCGATGTCATTGCCGACATAATCGCCGACAATCCCCAAAATCGGATGATCCAGCCAGAAGAAATCGCGGCGACGGTGATCTTCCTGTGCCGGGAAGAGGCTTTCGGCATGTCCATGGACAATATTCAGGTGACTGGCGGAGCGCTTTGGTAATCGAAACTCCCTGGAATTGAATCTGCAACACATGCCTGGCCATAATTTCAAGCTGACAGAGCAGGGAAAGGACCCGTACACGACACTTGCCCGTGCCAGCCGATCGTTCAGAGCGCTTGCATAATGAAAATCTTGATCTATTCGGATTTGCATCTTGAGTTTTCGAACTGCGATGTTCCGCGTTCGGGTTACGATGTCGTCGTCCTGGCAGGTGACATACACTTGGGCAGTCAGGGAGCGAGTTGGGCGAAATCCAATTTCACGGAAGTACCGGTCATCTACCTGTGTGGCAACCACGAATACTATCGCGGTGAAGTGGCTGCTGTGCACCATGCAATCCGACAGGAGACCAAAGGCTCCAACATACACTTCTGCGAAAATCGCTCAGTCGAAGTCGGCAACGTCAGGTTTCTATGCGCCACGTTGTGGACAGATCTGAGGAGTACCGGCGATGAGCTGCAATTGAAGGCTCTGGGGTCTCATATGATGAATGACTATCGTCTGATCAAGTTTGGAGATCGGGTGCTTGACCCTGACGACACACAGCGCTTCCACTTCGAGTCGCGTCGCTACCTTGAGTCGGAACTCAACGACTCGTCTCGCGCCGCAATGAAGACCGTTGTCGTCACGCATCATGCGCCATCATTGAAATCACTTCGATATGAAAGGGTTGATCCGGAATTCTCGTCTTTCTACGCATCATCGCTGGATGATCTGATCATGCAAAGCCAAGCCAGTTTGTGGATTCATGGACATACCCACGAGTCCGTCGACTATCAGATCGGCACGACACGTGTTGTTTCCAATCCCCGCGGTTACTCAACAATACCCAATGAGCACGGCAACCCAAACTTCAGGGCAGAATGTATAATCAGCGTTCAATGAATCTCTCATCGACGCCCGACAAATTGAGCCATCACGATGAGCGTCCGAAAACTCTTTTGATTGATTGGTGAAGTGGGCAGCAGGCGCAGTGCTGTGGACCTCGAGATAACTCCAACACGACTGGAAAAAGCCAACGCAATACGCGCGTTGGCAATGGACGCGGTGCAGGCCGCAAAATCCGGACATCCCGGTATGCCGATGGGCATGGCCGACATCGCCGAAGTGTTGTGGTGCGATTTGCTCAAGCACAATCCAGCCAATCCGAAGTGGCGTGACCGCGACCGGTTTGTACTGTCGAACGGGCATGGCTCAATGCTGATCTACGCCTTGCTTCACCTGACCGGATATGAACTGTCGCTGGATGAGATCAGGAATTTTCGTCAGTTGCATTCGAAAACACCGGGCCATCCGGAATATGGACTGACACCCGGCGTCGAGACCACGACAGGTCCGCTGGCGCAGGGACTTGCAAACGCAGTCGGTTTCGCCATGGCAGAGAAAGTACTGGCAGCACAGTTCAATCGGCCAGGCCATCAGATTGTTGACCATTACACCTACGCGTTTGTCGGCGACGGTTGCCTGATGGAAGGACTTTCCCATGAGGTGGCTTCGCTGGCCGGTACCCACAAACTCGGCAAGCTGATTGTGATCTATGACGACAATAATATTTCGATTGACGGAGAGGTTTCCGGTTGGTTCACTGACAATTCTGCCGATCGGTTCCGTGCTTATGGCTGGCATGTAATCGATGAAATTGACGGCCACGATCCGACGCAGGTGAAAGACGCGATCGGTGCCGCAATGCTGCAAACTGACCAGCCGAGCATGATCTGCTGCAAGACCACCATCGGATGGGGCGCGCCCAATAAGGCGGCAACAGCCGCCGCGCATGGCGCACCGCTCGGCGATGATGAGATCGCACTGACCCGAAAGAATATCGGGTGGGAGTATCCAGCATTTGAAGTTCCCGCTTCCATCTATGCCGCGTTCGACAGCACTGCGCGCGGCGCTCAGCTTGAATCGCAATGGAATGAACGGTTTGTCTCTTACCGAGAGGCATACCCGGAACTTGCGGCTGAGTTCAGGCGTCGCATTGATGGCGAGTTGCCGGGAGATTGGAATTCCAGCAGCGCCAAAGCAGTTGCTTGTGTCAGCGACACAGCTCTCGCCACCCGACAGTCCTCAAAAGTCGCACTTGAATCATTCGGACCCATGTTGCCGGAACTCATTGGAGGGTCTGCCGACCTGACGGGGTCCAATCTTACGTTGTGGAGTGGCTCAACGGTCAATGACAGCTCCAATCCGCAGGGCAACTACATCTATTACGGCGTGCGGGAGTTCGGAATGACCGCGATCAACAACGGACTTGCACTGCACGGCGGGCTCATTCCATACGGGGCGACATTCCTGATGTTCTCGGAGTATGCCCGAAACGCAATTCGGATGGCTGCACTGATGCGGGTGCGATCCATCATGGTCTTGACACACGATTCAATCGGGCTTGGCGAGGATGGACCGACTCATCAAGCGGTCGAACAGGCCGCGACCCTGCGATTGATGCCGAATTTGTCGGTCTGGCGTCCGTGTGATTCACAGGAGACGCTGGTTGCATGGAAAGCTGCCATTGAACGCAGCAACGGACCGACATGCCTGTTGCTCTCGCGCCAGAAGACATCACAGCAGTCGCGTGACCCCGCTGCAACAGATCAGATCGCAAGAGGCGGGTACGTCCTGATGGACTGCGAAGGCATTCCGGAAGCCTTGATCATCGCCACCGGCACCGAAGTGGAATTGGCAGTTAATGCGGCTCGGTCACTGGCAGCGGCGGGCAGGCGAATCCGCGTGGTGTCGATGCCATCTACGGATGTCTTTGAATCGCAAACTGAACAATACCGGGATTCGGTTCTCCCGCCGAGTGTATCCGCACGCGTCATCGTCGAAGCGGGGGTTACCGCCCTGTGGTCGAAAGTTGCGGGGCCCGGCGGACGTATTCTGGGCGTGGACCAGTTCGGTGAGTCGGCCCCGGCCGAAGATGTATATAAGCTGTTTAACCTGACTGCCGACGCAGTCGAGCAAGCAGTACTGCAGCTGCTCGATTGACAGGCGCGTTGAACAGGTGTTCAACCATTCTCAAAATAGGTAGATATAACCATGACAGTAAAAGTCGCCATCAATGGATTCGGCCGAATCGGCCGCAACATCATGAGAGCACTATATGAATCACCGAAGCATGACCTGGCTGTGGTCGCGGTCAATGATCTGGCGGATACCGAGACCAATGCGCATTTGCTCCAATACGATACTGTCCATGGAAAATTCGCGGGGACGGTTGAAGCAGTGGATAACGGATTTACGGTGGATGGCAACCTCGTGCGCACATTTTCGCAGAGAGTACCCGCAAGTCTTCCCTGGAGCGAGCTGGATATTGACCTTGTTCTGGAATGCACGGGGTTTTTTGCGAGCAAGGACAAAGCATCCGGACATCTGGAAGCGGGGGCTTCCAAGGTTCTGCTTTCGGCACCCGGAAAAGGGGTCGATGCGACGATCGTCTACGGCGTGAATCACGATGTCCTGGATGCCTCGCATACCGTAGTCTCCAACGCTTCATGTACCACCAACTGTCTGGCACCGATTGCCAAGGTTCTGAATGATGCGTTTGGAATCCGCTCCGGATTGATGACAACGGTGCATGCTTTCACCAATGATCAGGTGCTGACTGATGTATTCCACACCGATCTGCGGCGCGCCCGGTCGGCGACCCAGTCCATGATTCCGACCAGCACCGGCGCCGCGGCTGCGATCGGCCTGGTCCTGCCGGAACTGGATGGCAAGCTGGATGGTTTTGCGGTACGGGTGCCGACGGTGAATGTGTCATTGGTCGACCTGACAGTTGAAACCGAATCAGATGTCAGTGTCGAGGCAATCCACGAATCAGTCAGATCGGCGGCACAGGGCCCGCTTGAGGGGATACTCGCATTCAATGACAAGCCGCTGGTTTCGGTCGATTTCAACCACTCCTCGGTGTCATCGGTTTTTGAGGCATCGACCACCCGAGTCGTGGGCGATCGGGCGGCCAAGGTATGTTGCTGGTATGACAACGAATGGGCATTCTCGAATC is part of the Acidiferrobacterales bacterium genome and encodes:
- a CDS encoding metallophosphoesterase gives rise to the protein MKILIYSDLHLEFSNCDVPRSGYDVVVLAGDIHLGSQGASWAKSNFTEVPVIYLCGNHEYYRGEVAAVHHAIRQETKGSNIHFCENRSVEVGNVRFLCATLWTDLRSTGDELQLKALGSHMMNDYRLIKFGDRVLDPDDTQRFHFESRRYLESELNDSSRAAMKTVVVTHHAPSLKSLRYERVDPEFSSFYASSLDDLIMQSQASLWIHGHTHESVDYQIGTTRVVSNPRGYSTIPNEHGNPNFRAECIISVQ
- the tkt gene encoding transketolase, whose protein sequence is MTPTRLEKANAIRALAMDAVQAAKSGHPGMPMGMADIAEVLWCDLLKHNPANPKWRDRDRFVLSNGHGSMLIYALLHLTGYELSLDEIRNFRQLHSKTPGHPEYGLTPGVETTTGPLAQGLANAVGFAMAEKVLAAQFNRPGHQIVDHYTYAFVGDGCLMEGLSHEVASLAGTHKLGKLIVIYDDNNISIDGEVSGWFTDNSADRFRAYGWHVIDEIDGHDPTQVKDAIGAAMLQTDQPSMICCKTTIGWGAPNKAATAAAHGAPLGDDEIALTRKNIGWEYPAFEVPASIYAAFDSTARGAQLESQWNERFVSYREAYPELAAEFRRRIDGELPGDWNSSSAKAVACVSDTALATRQSSKVALESFGPMLPELIGGSADLTGSNLTLWSGSTVNDSSNPQGNYIYYGVREFGMTAINNGLALHGGLIPYGATFLMFSEYARNAIRMAALMRVRSIMVLTHDSIGLGEDGPTHQAVEQAATLRLMPNLSVWRPCDSQETLVAWKAAIERSNGPTCLLLSRQKTSQQSRDPAATDQIARGGYVLMDCEGIPEALIIATGTEVELAVNAARSLAAAGRRIRVVSMPSTDVFESQTEQYRDSVLPPSVSARVIVEAGVTALWSKVAGPGGRILGVDQFGESAPAEDVYKLFNLTADAVEQAVLQLLD
- the gap gene encoding type I glyceraldehyde-3-phosphate dehydrogenase produces the protein MTVKVAINGFGRIGRNIMRALYESPKHDLAVVAVNDLADTETNAHLLQYDTVHGKFAGTVEAVDNGFTVDGNLVRTFSQRVPASLPWSELDIDLVLECTGFFASKDKASGHLEAGASKVLLSAPGKGVDATIVYGVNHDVLDASHTVVSNASCTTNCLAPIAKVLNDAFGIRSGLMTTVHAFTNDQVLTDVFHTDLRRARSATQSMIPTSTGAAAAIGLVLPELDGKLDGFAVRVPTVNVSLVDLTVETESDVSVEAIHESVRSAAQGPLEGILAFNDKPLVSVDFNHSSVSSVFEASTTRVVGDRAAKVCCWYDNEWAFSNRMLDTAAAFMNVS